DNA from Mucilaginibacter mallensis:
GCCAGCCTCGATATGGAAATTGCCAGTGAGTTTATTTATGTAGCCGCCACGCTCATGCGCATCAAAGCTAAAATGTTGCTGCCGCGATACGAGGTGGATGAGGCTGGTAATGAGATCGACCACAAAGAGGACCTGATACGAAAGCTGATTGAATACAAAAAGATAAAGGTAGTATGCGAAGAACTGCGCCCTTTTGAGGACGAGCGCTTTAAGCAGGAAAAACGAGGCAACATTGGCGCCGACCTGGAGCAGGTTGAAAAAGTAGCACTCCCCGGCGATGAATTGCAGGAGATAAGCCTGTACAAGCTGATGATGGTTTACGAACGCCTGATGCGCAATTACGAGCTGCGCGAAAAGCAGGTTACCCACACCATTGTACAATACCCCTATACTATAGAAAAGCAAAAGGCGGCTATAAGTCAGCTGTTAAAGATCAACAAGATGCTTGATTTTAAGGCCATGGCATCCTACTCCGAAAATAAGGTGCATTTTGTATATAACTTTTTAGCGATGCTCGAAATGCTGCAACAGGAATTGGTGGAGATACAAATAGGTTTAGGTTATAATAATTTTTGGATCTCAGAAAAAGGGGATGAACCAGGATTAAACTGATTAAGTTGATTTTCAGGGTGTTTTCTAATTTTTTTACATTCCCTCCCGACGGGAGGGGTGCTGCAGAAATGCGTGCAAAGGCAGGGAGGGGTCTCTACCAGCGAATTTTATCGAACAAACCCCTATCTTCCCAAAGGAAGGAATCGCACAGGCCGGGCTCGATTTTATGTTGGTAATAGAAATCTCACGATATTCCACTAATCCTCAATCACTAACCACAAATCATTATTTTTGCCGCCATGTACGATATCTGCTGCATAGGCCACATCACATCTGATAAAGTAGTTAACACCCAAACCACTCTTTATATGCCGGGGGGTACGGCCTTTTATTTTTCCTACGCGCTGAACAAGCTCGATGTAAAATACCTGCTGGTTACTGCCCTTGCAGAAACAGAAATGCATTACGTGAACGACCTGCGCGCTAAAGGCATCGAAATAAAAGTACAGCCCAGCGCCCATACCGTTTACTTTGAGAATATCTACGGCGAAAACCAGGACGAGCGTACCCAAAATGTATTACAGGTTGCTGACCGGTTCAATCCGGAACAAATACAATCGGTAAGTGCCAAGATATTCCACCTCGGCCCTTTGCTGGCTAATGATTTTTCGGCTGAATTTGTTAAAAGTATAGCAGGCCGGGGATTGATAAGTCTGGATGTACAGGGCTACCTGCGCAAGGTTGAGAACAAAAAGGTGTACGCTACCGGCTGGGCCGGTAAAAAGGAAATCTTACTCTATATAGATATCCTGAAAGCCGATGTTGCCGAACTCCGTGCATTAACCGGCTGTGATGAGTTAAATGACGGCATTATGCAATTAACTGATTGGGGGGTAAAAGAAATAGTGATCACCAACGGCAGCCAGGGTTCATGGATCTATAGCGATGATATTTTGTATACGATACCGGCCCATTCGCCCAAAATAGTGATTGACGCCACCGGCTGCGGCGATACCTATATGGCAGGCTATTTATACAAGCGTGTTAATGGTGTTGGCATTCAGGAATCCGGCGAATTTGCCGCGGCTATGTCGGGGTTAAAAACTGCTGCGATGGGTGCTTTTAAAGGTACGGAGGTAGATGTGATTCAGTTTATGGGGAACCGGGATTAAACGGATTTATTTGATTTTCGGGGTATCTCTTCGCGCGTCATTGCGAGCGATAGTGTGGCAATCCCCGACTGTGCAAGGCGAAGTTGCATACTGTAGACATATCGCTTTAAGCCGCTCATTGCCGCGGAGGCTAGTTCTTTTGTCTTGATACAAAAGAACCAAAAACCGACCGGAGGGAGCTCATGAACACCTTAAAAAACAAACAATATGTGAATAAATCAAGATAACAAGGATGCTTCCCCGCTCCCTGCCGGTTCTTCACGCTTTTTTCGCTGTTCGGTACATTCGTACCTCACATCACACAAAAAGCTAAACCGTCATTCCCGCCTCTACGCTGGCCCGCCCTTGTTGTCAGGGCCTGCGCTTTTTTGATCAAGAGAATGAGAGTCATGCTGAGCGATAGTCGAAGCATGAGGGCAAAGGCCTCTACGCTCATGCTTCGACTATCGCTCAGCATGACACCTTACACTTTTTTTCCTTCCCCGTCAGTAGAACAGCTTCGGGTGAAATCAGGCAAAACGATGGTGGCCTTGTGCAGTGGCAGGGCATAGCAGATTTTTACAGAAGGGCAAAGGCCAGGTGTGTAGCGACAGCAGGGTAAAAATATAGCAGCCCAGGTTTTGCCTAATTTGCAGGGCGAAGGCCTTGTGCGGCAAAGAAGCCTTTCTACTGACTTGATTTTTTGTTTCTTTTGTATCAAGACAAAAGAAATAGGCCATAGCGGCTATGAGCGATACCAAGCGACTAACAAATCATTTCACATAATATTATCTATAAAGTAAATCTAAATCCCTGCCTTTTCCTTATCTTCCACTTTACAAATCAATCCCTTAACCATGTTAAAAAGCTACTTCAAAATCGCCTGGAGGAACCTGTGGAAGAACAAAGTTTTTTCCCTCATCAATATATTTGGCCTTTCGGTAGGTATAGCCTTTACGCTGCTTATTGGCGCGTATGTATGGGGCGAGCTGCAGGTAAACCAGCAGCTTAAGAATGCCGATAACCAATACATCATCATGAGTAAATGGAAGGACCCGGCTATGGGGGCTGATTATACTTCCATCGCGCAGCTGTCACGTGCGCTAAAAGATAATTACCCCGGCCTGGTAGCCAACTATTATAATTCCGACCCTGCATTCACCAATGTATCAAAAGGTGATATGCATTTTCATGAAAGTTTGCTGGTGGGCGATAGTACCCTATTGAATATGTATGGCTTTAAGCTGCTTTATGGCGATGTAAAAACCGCTTTGATCGAGCCTTATTCGGTGGTGATAACGACGCAGATGGCCAAAAAATATTTCGGAAAAACGGATGTGGTTGGGCAAACACTAAATTTCGAGAGCTTCGCGGGCAGTAACCATGATTTTATGGTCACCGCGGTATTGGATGAACTGCCACGCAACACCGTTACCGACTTAAACGGCAGAACTATACAGTTCTTTTTTAATGCCAGCGTTAATAAATTTTTTGAGCGTGGTATGGATGGCTGGGACAACTCGGCCACAATTGATCATATCGAACTGAAACAAGGTGTCGACCCCAAGGCGGTGGAACGGGCCATGGTGGTGTTGCTAAAGAAGAATGCTTCTGATGATATCAACCAAAACCTGACGCCCTACCTGCTAAAAATGAAGGACTATAACTTGTTGGCCAATAATGGCACCATAAAAAAAATGACCTGGACGCTCTCCTGCATCGCCCTGTTTATTTTGCTGATGGCGGTTATCAACTTTGTGAATATCTGTATCGGTCGTGCTTCAGGCAGGATGAAGGAGATGGGCATACGCAAGGTGATGGGTGGTTTGCGCAAGCAACTCGTGTGGCAGTTCCTTGCCGAATCGGTACTGATGGTAATGCTGGCTACTATTTTGGCGCTGATCATCTACACCATAGCAAGGCCATATTTTGGTGCGGCTTTGGGCAGGGATATCATGAGCCTTATTGATTTTCCTGTGTATTTCTTCCCGCTGCCGTTTGTCTTCGCCTTGATGATCGGTTTGCTCGCAGGTATTTATCCGGCGCTGGTATTATCAGCATTAAAATCTGTCGACTCGCTAAAGGGAAAACTCGCTACAGTAAAAGAGAGTGTACTGTTCCGTAAAACGCTGGTGGCATTCCAGTTTACAACAGCGGCTGTTGTTTTTATAGGCGTAGTGATTATTTCGCAACAGATCAGTCTATTTTTTAGCAATAACCTGGGCTATAATAAGGATTATATAGTTTACGCCCAACTACCCCGCGATTGGTCACCAAAAGGTGTAAAAAAGATGGAGGCTATCCGTTATCAAATGGCGCAAATGCCGCAGGTAAGCAGTGTTTCGCTTTCATTTGAAATCCCCGACGGAATCAATGGTGGAAGTGTACCCATTTATAAGCAAGGCTCAGATCCATCAAAAACTGTAACTACGCAGGGATTAACAGCAGATAATCAATATGCGGCCACTTACAATATACCCCTAAAAGCAGGCTCATTTTTTAGTCCGATTTATAATGCAGCTGATTCCACCCAAATAGTGATCAATGAAACGGAGGCAAAAGCGTTGGGGTGGAACAACCCCAATGATGCCATTGGGCGCAAGATCATGTACTGGGATCAGCCATACACCATCAGCGGCGTCACCGCCGATTTTCATTTTGGATCGATGCAGGCCAAGATACTGCCCATCACCTTTATTAATGTAAACCGCTCGCCTTATTACCGTTATTTCTCATTCAGGGTTAAACCCGGCGACCTGCAAAAAAGCGCGGAGGCCCTGCAAAAGAAATGGGCCGAGCTATTACCCGGCGAACCTTTTGAATATCATTTTATGGATGATGCCCTTAACCGGCTATATACAAGCGAGATCCAGCTGCAAAAGGCTGCTTATATTGCCACCGTATTATCCATCATAATTGTATTGCTTGGCGTGTTAGGTTTAATATCACTCAGTATTCAAAAACGTACCAAAGAGATAGGCATCCGCAAAGTGCTGGGCTCATCAGTCGTGGGTATTACAACGCTGTTCCTGAAAGATTTTTTGGGCGTAGTGATGATCGCAGGTTTGATCGCTTGTCCGGTGGCTTATCTCGTTATGCAAAAATGGCTGAGCAATTATGCTTACCGCATCAATATATCATTAACACCGTTTGTTTTTTCTGTAGCCTTGCTTGCGGGCATAACCGCTTTATTAATTATCCTCCAAACCATAAAAGCAGCTTTCACCAACCCCATAAAAAGCTTAAGGAGCGAATGAGCAAAAAAGCTGAAAGGTAAAAAGGTAAAAGCAGGGAGATTAATACCTAATCAAAAAACCTTTTAGCTTTTACCTTTTACCTTTTTGCTGCCTTATTTGGCAATAGTCAAAAAAACCTTTAAGCTTTAACCTTTTAACTTTTAGCTTTTTGCTACCTTAGCGGCGTTTAAGCATCACAATGAAAAGAGACAAATTAATATTCAAATTATTAGACGAAGAACAACAACGCCAGGAAGAAGGCATTGAGCTTATCGCATCTGAAAACTTTGTAAGCCTGCAGGTAATGGAAGCCGCGGGATCAGTAGCTACCAACAAATATGCCGAGGGCTTACCCGGCAAACGTTATTATGGCGGCTGCCAGGTAGTTGATGAAATTGAAACCATTGCTATTGAACGCGCAAAGCAGTTGTTTAATGCTGAATGGGCAAACGTGCAGCCACACTCTGGCGCACAGGCAAACGCGGCAGTTATGCTGGCCTGCCTTAATCCAGGCGATAAAATATTAGGGTTTGATCTTTCTCACGGTGGGCACTTAACACATGGTTCAGCAGTGAATTTCTCGGGTAAATTATATGAGCCTCATTTTTATGGGGTTAGAAAAGATACCGGTTATGTTGACTACGATCAGCTTAAGGAAGTAGCCCTGCGCGAAAAGCCTAAAATGATCATCTGCGGTGCTTCGGCTTACTCGCGCGATTGGGATTATGAGTTTATCCGTAAAGTAGCTGATGAAATTGGCGCTTTGGTTTTGGCTGATATCTCACACCCATCAGGCCTAATAGCACGTGGTTTATTAACCGATCCGCTGCCGCATTGCCATATTGTTACTACCACTACCCACAAAACATTGCGTGGCCCGCGTGGCGGCCTAATCTTATTAGGTAAGGACTTTGAAAACCCATGGGGTTTAAAAACACCAAAAGGCGAAGTAAAAATGATGTCGGCTTTGCTGGATATGGCTGTTTTCCCGGGCACACAAGGTGGCCCATTGGAGCATATCATAGCTGCAAAGGCAATTGCCTTTGGCGAGGCATTGACTGATGACTACATGAAGTATATCGTACAGGTTAAATTGAATGCCGCAGCCATGGCAAAAGCATTTATTGATCGCGGATACGAGATTGTATCTGGCGGAACAGATAATCATTTAATCCTTATCGACCTTAGGAATAAAAATATTACCGGAAAAGCTGCTGAAAATGCACTTGTTACAGCGGATATTACCGTAAATAAGAACATGGTGCCTTATGATGATAAGTCGCCGTTTGTAACTTCAGGTATCCGTGTGGGTACTGCCGCCATAACAACCCGTGGCATGAAGGAAAAGCAAATGGAACACATTGTTGAATTAATAGATAATGTAATTACCAATCCAGATAATGAACTTTCCTTAAAGAAAATACGTAAGAGAGTTCATAAGCTGATGGATGACTATCCACTATATAAACTTAAAGGCACTGATTGATAAAAGTGATTACGCATCATACTCTTACCGGAAATGAAGATCAACGGTTAAAAGCCCTTGATTCCTACAATGTTTTAAATACATTGCCCGAGAAAGAGTATGATGCTATAACACGCCTGGCATCCTATATATGCCAGGTTCCTATTGCCCTTATTACCTTAATTGATGCCGACCGGCAATGGGTAAAATCAAGAATAGGTTTGGATAATGAGGGGGGGAATATGCCCCGGCAGGAGGCATTTTGCAATCACACCATCCTTGATGATACCATACTTGAAGTTAATGATTCCTTTGAGTCTGATACTTTTAAAGATAACAACCTCGTTTTAGGCGAGCCGCATATCAGGTTTTATGCAGGTGCCCCGCTAATTGACCCTGATGGCCATCGTTTAGGCGCATTATGTGTTATTGATAATGTGCCACGTACACTCACCTCTGAACAAAAGGATGCACTGCGCACATTGGCTAACGAGGTAATGTCGCACCTGGTATTGCGTAAGCAAAAGCGGGAGCTTGAAGCATCGCTTGCCGTTCATAAAGATTTCTTTACACTCTTCAATAATTCCTCCGAGGTACATTTTATTGCCGATAAGGATTCCAATATCGAATTGATAAATGATGCGGTGCTCAGCGTGCTGGGTTATACGCCGCAACAGGCAATGGGGCGTTCATTATGGCAGTTTGTAGTTGGCACGAACAGCCGCGATCAGTTTGTGCCGCTTATTGAAAAGGCAATAGCTACGCAGCGCCCGTTTGAACTGGAAACAGAAACCATAACTGCCGACAATGAGGCGAAATGGATAAGCTGGTGTGCTGTACACAAAGAAGGAAAATGGTATGCCAGCGGTAGGGACATTACCTATCAAAAGCATTTATTGGCGCAAATGGAGCAGCTTTCGCTGGTGGCTAGTAAGGTGCGTAACGGTGTGGTTATAAGCAACACCAGCGATGAAGTGATATGGATAAATGAGGCCTTTGAGCGGATAACAGGCTATGATTTAAACGATGTTGAAAATAAGACATTAAGAAATACGCTTAACGGCGAGCCTACAGCAGAGAGTAAAAAAATATTGGATGAGGCTATACCAAATAAGCAGCCTTATGAAATAGAATTGCTTTTCAACAGGAAGGACGGGCAACCGAAATGGATATCCATAGTCAATTCTATTGTTTACGATGCCAACGGCAATATTGACAAATATATACGTGTAATAATTGATATTACTGCACGCAAAACTGCCGAAAAAGATCTTGAAATACTATCATTCGCAGCCGAAAAGACCCCTAGCGGTTCATTAATACGTGATGCTGACGGCAATGTGATATGGATGAATGAAGCCCTCGAGCGTATTTTAGGCTATACGCTTAAAGAGATGAAAGGCAAAACTTTTGGTACTATGCTTTTAGGCGAAGGAACCAATATGCATGTATATAATGGAGCGGTTGATGCTGCTGAGCAGAACAAAACCTATGAGATTGAGATAAAGGTTTATAAAAAGGATAGGACACCCATTTGGGTATTTATATCCAATAGCCCTTTACTAAATGAAGTTGGTGTTGTGGAACGTCAAATAGGTGTTATAGTAGATATTACAGAGCGCAAAAAAGCCGATGAGCAATTAAAAATGCTCTCCTTGGTAGCCAGCAATACCACGAGCGGCGTGGTAATAAATGATAGTGACGGCAATGTAGAATGGATCAATAGTGCGTTTGAGAAAATTACCGGATATAATATTAACGATGTTAAGGGCAGGCATTTGGGTGATGCCCTTAAAGGTGAACTTACTGATATAGCCATTATAGAGCGGGCTCGGGATCTTTCAAAAAATAAACAATCATTTGAGGTTGATCTGCTGGCTTACCGCAAGGATGGGCAGATGCTGTGGATCTCAGTCATCAATTCGGTTATTATTGACAGTGAGGGTGAAGTTGATAAATATATTGAGGTTATTATTGATATCACCTCCAAAAAGAAGGTGGAGCTGGAACTCATATCGGCTAAGGAACAGGCATTGCAATTGAACAGGGCCAAGGATATGTTCATTTCGGTGATGAGCCATGAGATACGCACCCCATTGAATGCGGTAATTGGCATGTCACACTTATTATTGGATGAAGATCCGCTGGAATCGCAAAAAGAGAACCTGAGCGTTCTTAAATTTTCAGCCGAAAATTTGATGAAGCTGATAAACGATGTGCTTGATTTTACCAAAATTGAAACCGGTAACGTACAGCTGGAGAAAGCGGGCGTTAACCTGCGCGGACTGGTGCAAAGCGTTACCAACTCGCTGCAATACCGGGCCAATGAAAAGGATATCTACATAAAACAAAGTGTTGATCCAGATGTTCCGCCAATGGTTATTGCGGATAGCGCGCGCCTTATTCAAATATTGCTGAACCTGGTGAGTAACTCTGTTAAATTTACCGAAAAGGGTGGTGTAACCATTGATCTGAAAGTTTTGGAGCAAAATACTGATACGGTACGTATACGGTTTGCAGTTATTGATACGGGTATAGGCATTGCACCTGATAAACAAGGAACTATATTTGAATCGTTTAAACAGGCAGAGCTTGATACTACACGTAAATATGGTGGTACGGGCCTGGGGCTTGCTATTAGTAAAAGATTGGTAGAGCTGCATGATTCAAGAATAAACGTTGATAGCGTGCTTGGGCAGGGATCAACATTTTGGTTTACAATAACATTTAACAAGGCTGATAGCCACGTGCTTAATGCGAGTAAAATGGATATGGGATTAGACATAAATGTATTGGTAGTTGATGATAATCAGATCAACCGCATACTGGTTAACAAAGTGCTTAAGAAATGGGGCACCACTGTGGACTTTGCCGAAAATGGCAAGGAAGCCATTGACAAGATAGAAGCTAATAGAAACTACGATGTTGTATTGATGGATGTACACATGCCGGTAATGGGTGGGTTGGAAGCAACCGAGATACTGCGGGCTAAAGATGAAACCTATTTTCAACAATTACCTATACTTGCCCTAACCGCATCCATGCTGAGTAACGAGGTAAATCAAATGATAGAATCAGGCATGAACGATTTCATCCTTAAACCCTTTGAACCCAAAACGCTTTACGATAAACTGAGTAAATACCAGAAGCAGTAGGTCAAAAGTCAAAAGTCAAAAGTCAAAAGTCAAAAGTCAAAAGTCAAAAGTCAAAAGTCAAAAGTCAAAAGTCAAAAGTCAAAAGTCAAAAGTCAAAAGTCAAAAGGGCATTATGTTAAGCAGTAAATCAAAACATCCTGTAAATTCATAAAATTCGTTAAATCCTGGTTCCTATTCCTGGTTTTTACTCCGCATACGCAATAGTAGCAATACTCAATTTCAACCCTTCTATCTTCAATAACTCAATCCCGCAGGCCTCCAGCGTTGCGCCGGTAGTTATCACATCATCAACCAGTAATACATGCTTGTTTATTAAGCTTTCGGGGTTATTTATAGTAAACACATCCTGCATATTCTCAAACCGCAGGAACCGCGATTTATGGGTTTGTGTTTCGGTTGCCTTTGCACGCACGAGATTATTAACTTCAACAACAGCATTCAGCTTTTGCGCTAATCCCTCAGCAAAGCAGGCGCTTTGATTATAGCCTCGCTCCTTTAACCTGCTTTTATGCAGCGGCACAGGTATGATCACATCAACCGAATTAAAAACAGGGCTCTTTGCCAGTTGTCCACCTGAAATATTGCCTAACAGATTTCCTATCTTTTGCATGCCCTTATACTTAAAATGATGCATCAGGTTTTGAATCCTGCCACCTTTGGCAAAAAAGTACAGTGCATAGGCACCTTCAAGTTTAATCTTTCCCCAAAACTGCCGGGCAACAATATTGTCGGGCTGTAAATGAAAATTGGTTTGTGGTAAGTGGTACAGGCAATCGGTACAAATTACATGCTCATTAGCCATCAAGCTCTCCCCGCAAGCCGGGCAAAGCTCTGGAAAAAATAAGGCAACAAAATCAGCAAGATAACCGCGGGATAGTTTCACGGTAGTAAGTTAGGGGAGAAAAAGGGAATAACGAAATTTCCCTCAACCCTCTTTGCGGTTTACCGCAGAGAGGGTGGTCGAGCGGAGCAACGACCGGGTGAGTCAGCGGAGCGCGTCGAAGCTCCGCGTTAGTGATAGGAGTGGATACCGGCCCACTTCGAGGGCCTCAGTGCAGGCTGAGCCTAAAGCCTGCAGGCGTATGAGCGCATAGCACGGCCGCAGGCAACGCCCTAATAATTCATTCAATAAAATCTTTGCGTATCTCTGTGAAAGCTTCGTGCCCTTTGTGGTTAAAAACAAATTTAATCTGCCACAAAAATGGGCTTTACTCCTGCACCGCTTTTTCCTTATCCTTAATCGCCAGCTGCCCGCAAGCTGCGTCAATATCCTTGCCGCGACTACGGCGTAAGTTGGTATTGATGCCCTGTTTGCGCAGGTATTCGGCAAAAACTTCAATCTTATCCTCACCGGCATTTATAAAATTGGCGAAGGCTATGGGGTTATATTCAATAATATTCACCTTGCATGGCAGGTGCTTGCAAAATTTTGCCAGTTCAATGGCATCCTGCAAAGTATCGTTAAAGCCATCAAAAACAATGTACTCGTAGGTTACCGGGTTCTTGGTTTTGGCGTAGTAGTATTTTAATGCCTCGGCCAGTGCTTTTAACGAGTTTTGCTCATTTATAGGCATTATGGTGTTACGCTTTTCGTCGTTAGCGGCATGCAGGGATAGCGCCAGGTTAAACTTCACCTGGTCGTCGCCCAGTTTTTTTATCATTTTTGCTATGCCCGCGGTTGATACGGTGATGCGCTTGGCAGCCATATTAAGCCCGTCTTCCGATGTTATTTTTTCGACCGAATCCATTACGTTCTTGTAGTTCAGCAATGGTTCGCCCATGCCCATGTACACAATGTTGGTTAATGGCTGCCCGTAATTTTCCATGGCCTGCTTGCTTATTAACACAACCTGATCGTAAATTTCATCGGGGTTAAGGTTGCGTTTGCGCTCCATATAACCGGTGGCACAAAACTTACAGGTAAGGCTGCAGCCCACTTGCGATGATACGCAGGCTGTCATTCTGCCCGGTGTAGGAATTAAAACACCCTCAATTAGGTGGGTATCATGTAAAATAAAAGAATTTTTTATAGTTTTATCTGCACTAAACTGTGAGTTGTTAATTTTTACGTTATTTATAACAAAATTTTCGTCCAGTTTATTACGAAGTTCTTTTGAAATATTGCTCATTTCATCGAAAGAGAAACATGATTTTTTCCAAAGCCATTCATAAACTTGTTTTGCCCTGAAGCTTTTTTCGTCCATACGGATAAAGTGCTCTTGCAGAGTTTGCAGGCTAATGCTGCGGATATCAATTTTGTCTTTTTTAATGCTCACTTTGCAAAGGTACTGAAATAAAAAAAAAGTAACTTTTTTTAGTATATTCTTTTTGTCAAATTAAAAACAATAACT
Protein-coding regions in this window:
- a CDS encoding segregation and condensation protein A — its product is MTEESFEIRLPQFEGPFDLLLFFIERDELDIHDIPIARIADDFLNYIHHMASLDMEIASEFIYVAATLMRIKAKMLLPRYEVDEAGNEIDHKEDLIRKLIEYKKIKVVCEELRPFEDERFKQEKRGNIGADLEQVEKVALPGDELQEISLYKLMMVYERLMRNYELREKQVTHTIVQYPYTIEKQKAAISQLLKINKMLDFKAMASYSENKVHFVYNFLAMLEMLQQELVEIQIGLGYNNFWISEKGDEPGLN
- a CDS encoding PfkB family carbohydrate kinase — its product is MYDICCIGHITSDKVVNTQTTLYMPGGTAFYFSYALNKLDVKYLLVTALAETEMHYVNDLRAKGIEIKVQPSAHTVYFENIYGENQDERTQNVLQVADRFNPEQIQSVSAKIFHLGPLLANDFSAEFVKSIAGRGLISLDVQGYLRKVENKKVYATGWAGKKEILLYIDILKADVAELRALTGCDELNDGIMQLTDWGVKEIVITNGSQGSWIYSDDILYTIPAHSPKIVIDATGCGDTYMAGYLYKRVNGVGIQESGEFAAAMSGLKTAAMGAFKGTEVDVIQFMGNRD
- a CDS encoding ABC transporter permease, with protein sequence MLKSYFKIAWRNLWKNKVFSLINIFGLSVGIAFTLLIGAYVWGELQVNQQLKNADNQYIIMSKWKDPAMGADYTSIAQLSRALKDNYPGLVANYYNSDPAFTNVSKGDMHFHESLLVGDSTLLNMYGFKLLYGDVKTALIEPYSVVITTQMAKKYFGKTDVVGQTLNFESFAGSNHDFMVTAVLDELPRNTVTDLNGRTIQFFFNASVNKFFERGMDGWDNSATIDHIELKQGVDPKAVERAMVVLLKKNASDDINQNLTPYLLKMKDYNLLANNGTIKKMTWTLSCIALFILLMAVINFVNICIGRASGRMKEMGIRKVMGGLRKQLVWQFLAESVLMVMLATILALIIYTIARPYFGAALGRDIMSLIDFPVYFFPLPFVFALMIGLLAGIYPALVLSALKSVDSLKGKLATVKESVLFRKTLVAFQFTTAAVVFIGVVIISQQISLFFSNNLGYNKDYIVYAQLPRDWSPKGVKKMEAIRYQMAQMPQVSSVSLSFEIPDGINGGSVPIYKQGSDPSKTVTTQGLTADNQYAATYNIPLKAGSFFSPIYNAADSTQIVINETEAKALGWNNPNDAIGRKIMYWDQPYTISGVTADFHFGSMQAKILPITFINVNRSPYYRYFSFRVKPGDLQKSAEALQKKWAELLPGEPFEYHFMDDALNRLYTSEIQLQKAAYIATVLSIIIVLLGVLGLISLSIQKRTKEIGIRKVLGSSVVGITTLFLKDFLGVVMIAGLIACPVAYLVMQKWLSNYAYRINISLTPFVFSVALLAGITALLIILQTIKAAFTNPIKSLRSE
- the glyA gene encoding serine hydroxymethyltransferase, yielding MKRDKLIFKLLDEEQQRQEEGIELIASENFVSLQVMEAAGSVATNKYAEGLPGKRYYGGCQVVDEIETIAIERAKQLFNAEWANVQPHSGAQANAAVMLACLNPGDKILGFDLSHGGHLTHGSAVNFSGKLYEPHFYGVRKDTGYVDYDQLKEVALREKPKMIICGASAYSRDWDYEFIRKVADEIGALVLADISHPSGLIARGLLTDPLPHCHIVTTTTHKTLRGPRGGLILLGKDFENPWGLKTPKGEVKMMSALLDMAVFPGTQGGPLEHIIAAKAIAFGEALTDDYMKYIVQVKLNAAAMAKAFIDRGYEIVSGGTDNHLILIDLRNKNITGKAAENALVTADITVNKNMVPYDDKSPFVTSGIRVGTAAITTRGMKEKQMEHIVELIDNVITNPDNELSLKKIRKRVHKLMDDYPLYKLKGTD
- a CDS encoding PAS domain-containing protein, producing the protein MITHHTLTGNEDQRLKALDSYNVLNTLPEKEYDAITRLASYICQVPIALITLIDADRQWVKSRIGLDNEGGNMPRQEAFCNHTILDDTILEVNDSFESDTFKDNNLVLGEPHIRFYAGAPLIDPDGHRLGALCVIDNVPRTLTSEQKDALRTLANEVMSHLVLRKQKRELEASLAVHKDFFTLFNNSSEVHFIADKDSNIELINDAVLSVLGYTPQQAMGRSLWQFVVGTNSRDQFVPLIEKAIATQRPFELETETITADNEAKWISWCAVHKEGKWYASGRDITYQKHLLAQMEQLSLVASKVRNGVVISNTSDEVIWINEAFERITGYDLNDVENKTLRNTLNGEPTAESKKILDEAIPNKQPYEIELLFNRKDGQPKWISIVNSIVYDANGNIDKYIRVIIDITARKTAEKDLEILSFAAEKTPSGSLIRDADGNVIWMNEALERILGYTLKEMKGKTFGTMLLGEGTNMHVYNGAVDAAEQNKTYEIEIKVYKKDRTPIWVFISNSPLLNEVGVVERQIGVIVDITERKKADEQLKMLSLVASNTTSGVVINDSDGNVEWINSAFEKITGYNINDVKGRHLGDALKGELTDIAIIERARDLSKNKQSFEVDLLAYRKDGQMLWISVINSVIIDSEGEVDKYIEVIIDITSKKKVELELISAKEQALQLNRAKDMFISVMSHEIRTPLNAVIGMSHLLLDEDPLESQKENLSVLKFSAENLMKLINDVLDFTKIETGNVQLEKAGVNLRGLVQSVTNSLQYRANEKDIYIKQSVDPDVPPMVIADSARLIQILLNLVSNSVKFTEKGGVTIDLKVLEQNTDTVRIRFAVIDTGIGIAPDKQGTIFESFKQAELDTTRKYGGTGLGLAISKRLVELHDSRINVDSVLGQGSTFWFTITFNKADSHVLNASKMDMGLDINVLVVDDNQINRILVNKVLKKWGTTVDFAENGKEAIDKIEANRNYDVVLMDVHMPVMGGLEATEILRAKDETYFQQLPILALTASMLSNEVNQMIESGMNDFILKPFEPKTLYDKLSKYQKQ
- a CDS encoding ComF family protein — translated: MKLSRGYLADFVALFFPELCPACGESLMANEHVICTDCLYHLPQTNFHLQPDNIVARQFWGKIKLEGAYALYFFAKGGRIQNLMHHFKYKGMQKIGNLLGNISGGQLAKSPVFNSVDVIIPVPLHKSRLKERGYNQSACFAEGLAQKLNAVVEVNNLVRAKATETQTHKSRFLRFENMQDVFTINNPESLINKHVLLVDDVITTGATLEACGIELLKIEGLKLSIATIAYAE
- the rlmN gene encoding 23S rRNA (adenine(2503)-C(2))-methyltransferase RlmN; its protein translation is MSIKKDKIDIRSISLQTLQEHFIRMDEKSFRAKQVYEWLWKKSCFSFDEMSNISKELRNKLDENFVINNVKINNSQFSADKTIKNSFILHDTHLIEGVLIPTPGRMTACVSSQVGCSLTCKFCATGYMERKRNLNPDEIYDQVVLISKQAMENYGQPLTNIVYMGMGEPLLNYKNVMDSVEKITSEDGLNMAAKRITVSTAGIAKMIKKLGDDQVKFNLALSLHAANDEKRNTIMPINEQNSLKALAEALKYYYAKTKNPVTYEYIVFDGFNDTLQDAIELAKFCKHLPCKVNIIEYNPIAFANFINAGEDKIEVFAEYLRKQGINTNLRRSRGKDIDAACGQLAIKDKEKAVQE